A part of Aegilops tauschii subsp. strangulata cultivar AL8/78 chromosome 2, Aet v6.0, whole genome shotgun sequence genomic DNA contains:
- the LOC109742920 gene encoding uncharacterized protein isoform X2, whose product MSASNHSGAGACSPSAPSPPPALAVATATPAAAAAAAPSTSSLSFPVPAVDGEDDDEDVDEVNGFDALSEYDAGVTEIDEEDEKALAAFMSKETSSKRSLGDIILQKIREKDATISTCFLHG is encoded by the exons ATGTCGGCCTCCAACCACTCCGGTGCCGGCGCCTGCTCCCCctccgccccctcgccgcccccggcCCTCGCG GTCGCCACTGCCacaccagccgccgccgccgccgcagccccgtCCACATCGTCCTTGTCCTTCCCCGTCCCTGCTGTCGATGGCGAGGATGATGACGAGGACGTCGACGAGGTCAACGGCTTCGACGCACTGAGCGAGTACGACGCCGGCGTG ACGGAGATCGACGAGGAGGACGAAAAGGCCCTCGCTGCATTCATGTCCAAGGAAACCTCCTCCAAACGATCTCTTGGTGATATCATCCTCCAGAAGATCAGAGAGAAGGACGCCACTATCTCAACAT GCTTTCTCCATGGTTAA